A genomic stretch from Dendropsophus ebraccatus isolate aDenEbr1 unplaced genomic scaffold, aDenEbr1.pat pat_scaffold_847_ctg1, whole genome shotgun sequence includes:
- the LOC138780791 gene encoding retinoblastoma-like protein 2, giving the protein MGSNICKGNALHWLACALYVACRQSVPTVGRGTVEGNYVSLTRILTSSELSLIEFFSKMKKWEDMANLSDEFRERTRKLERNFTVTAVSSKNMTPSSKRSSRTRKKSSCGSTEAASKGVNPAQYLKCLTFAGCCSSMLKETFQ; this is encoded by the exons atgggcagcaacatatgtaaAG GGAATGCATTGCACTGGTTGGCGTGTGCCTTGTACGTTGCATGCAGACAGTCTGTGCCAACAGTGGGCAGAGGTACAGTGGAAGGAAACTATGTGTCCCTCACCAGGATCCTGACCTCTTCAGAACTAAG CTTGATTGAGTTTTTCAGTAAGATGAAGAAGTGGGAGGATATGGCCAATTTATCTGACGAATTCAGAGAGAGAACAAGGAAGCTTGAACGTAACTTTACAGTCACTGCTGTTTCTTCAAAAAATATGACCCCATCTTCCAAAAGATCTTCAAGAACCCGCAAGAAGAGCAGCTGCGGCAGCACAGAGGCCGCAAGCAAAg GCGTCAACCCTGCACAGTATCTGAAGTGTTTAACTTTTGCTGGGTGTTGTTCATCAATGCTAAAG GAAACTTTCCAATGA